From Verrucomicrobiia bacterium, the proteins below share one genomic window:
- a CDS encoding cytochrome c biogenesis protein ResB produces the protein MMQAFLKSFASLRLTLVLLVLSVILVFFGTMAQEPLGLYIAQSRFFQSVFVDGASMWASIKKTLQMMGVYLPPSTAADVLHARYFPVFPGGYLLGSLLLINLIAAHSVRFRFTRKKAGIMLVHSGLILLLLGQFFTEVLARESAMRLTEGQTKAYSEADRRSELAIVESLGSDRDRVVAIPDSKLATGASFQKPELPFRLRVVRYYPNSMLTNRVAVPNAPPVTDGPGTRFAPLELPRVTAMDMRDVPSAVVELIGAQGPIGSYLLTEYFERPQTVTVDGRTFDLSLRLRRIYKDFSLSLIKFRHDKYKGTEIPKNFSSQVRLVNPSTGEDREVLIYMNNPLRYQGLTFYQASFDRLDDRVTILQVVRNPAWLTPYLACVLVGLGLILQFGIHLVAFLRKPPAPATPAAS, from the coding sequence ATGATGCAAGCCTTCCTCAAGTCGTTCGCCTCGCTCCGCCTGACCCTGGTCCTGCTGGTTCTGAGTGTGATTCTGGTCTTTTTCGGGACCATGGCCCAGGAACCCCTGGGGCTGTACATCGCCCAGTCGCGGTTTTTCCAGAGCGTGTTCGTGGACGGCGCCTCGATGTGGGCTTCGATCAAGAAGACGCTTCAGATGATGGGTGTGTACCTGCCGCCCTCGACGGCGGCGGACGTTCTTCACGCCCGATATTTCCCGGTGTTTCCCGGAGGCTACCTGCTGGGCTCCCTGCTGCTGATCAATCTGATCGCCGCTCACAGCGTGCGGTTCCGGTTCACCCGCAAGAAGGCCGGCATCATGCTCGTGCACAGCGGCTTGATCCTCCTGCTCCTGGGCCAGTTCTTCACCGAGGTCCTGGCCCGCGAAAGTGCCATGCGCCTCACCGAGGGTCAGACCAAGGCCTACTCCGAGGCGGATCGCCGCAGTGAACTGGCCATTGTCGAATCGCTGGGTTCGGACCGCGACCGGGTGGTGGCCATCCCCGATTCGAAGCTCGCGACGGGCGCGAGTTTTCAGAAGCCGGAACTGCCCTTCCGGCTGCGCGTGGTCCGCTACTACCCCAATTCCATGCTGACCAACCGCGTGGCGGTTCCGAACGCACCCCCGGTCACCGATGGGCCGGGGACGCGCTTTGCCCCGTTGGAACTCCCCCGGGTGACCGCCATGGACATGCGCGACGTACCCAGCGCCGTGGTGGAGTTGATCGGTGCGCAGGGTCCCATTGGCTCATACCTGCTCACCGAGTACTTCGAACGGCCGCAAACCGTCACCGTGGATGGACGCACATTCGACCTGAGCCTCCGTCTGCGTCGGATCTACAAGGACTTCAGTCTCAGCCTCATCAAGTTCCGGCACGACAAGTACAAGGGGACGGAGATCCCCAAGAACTTCTCCAGCCAGGTGCGCCTGGTGAACCCCAGCACCGGCGAGGATCGGGAAGTGTTGATCTATATGAACAACCCGCTGCGGTACCAGGGACTGACTTTTTACCAGGCCAGCTTTGACCGCCTGGACGACCGGGTGACCATCCTGCAGGTGGTTCGCAACCCCGCCTGGCTGACCCCGTATCTGGCGTGTGTGCTGGTCGGGTTGGGCCTGATCCTGCAATTCGGCATCCACCTGGTGGCGTTCCTGCGCAAGCCCCCCGCGCCCGCCACGCCTGCCGCATCGTAG
- the dnaN gene encoding DNA polymerase III subunit beta — protein sequence MKLSIGKEHILQGLQAVQNVVGTRTTLPILSNVLLKADDNRLELTATDLDVTISCSVEARVQRPGGTTIPVKKFFGICRELGQLEIDLETDEHNLSTLSAGNSYYRINGLAAQDFPPIPEFADKKHVSLPQEKLRGMLKKTSFAISTDESRYVLNGIFHSFKEHRVTLVSTDGRRLALVEEEVEVEPESHGDFIVPTKAINELSRLLQPSGDVSIRYTDNQVAYELKGDKHPAVRIVSKLVEGTYPNYRQVIPTEFKERVPVIREELLQALRRAEIMTSDKTNSVKLSFTRNNLAITANTPEVGEGRESLAINYAGADIAIAFNPVYLMDPLKALDSDEVYIEISDDLSPGVVKTNSPFLYVIMPMRMA from the coding sequence ATGAAACTGTCGATCGGCAAGGAGCATATCCTGCAAGGGCTCCAGGCGGTGCAGAACGTGGTCGGGACACGGACCACCCTGCCGATCCTCTCGAATGTGCTGCTCAAGGCGGACGACAACCGGCTGGAGCTGACCGCGACAGACCTGGATGTCACCATCTCGTGCTCGGTGGAAGCGCGCGTGCAGCGGCCGGGGGGCACGACGATCCCGGTGAAGAAGTTCTTTGGCATCTGCCGGGAACTGGGGCAGCTCGAGATCGACCTCGAAACGGACGAGCACAACCTGAGCACCCTCTCCGCAGGCAATTCCTATTACCGGATCAACGGGCTCGCCGCCCAGGATTTCCCCCCGATTCCCGAGTTTGCCGACAAGAAACATGTATCCCTGCCCCAGGAGAAGCTTCGGGGGATGCTGAAGAAGACCTCCTTCGCGATCTCGACGGATGAGAGCCGATACGTGTTGAACGGCATCTTCCACAGCTTCAAGGAGCATCGCGTCACCCTGGTTTCCACGGATGGGCGGCGGTTAGCTCTGGTCGAGGAGGAGGTGGAAGTGGAGCCGGAAAGCCATGGCGACTTCATCGTGCCCACCAAGGCGATCAACGAACTGAGCCGGCTCCTCCAACCTTCCGGCGATGTTTCGATCCGCTACACGGACAACCAGGTGGCTTACGAGCTGAAGGGGGACAAGCATCCGGCCGTCCGGATCGTCTCCAAACTGGTTGAGGGCACCTACCCCAACTACCGGCAGGTCATCCCCACGGAGTTCAAGGAAAGGGTGCCGGTGATCCGCGAGGAACTTCTCCAGGCCCTGCGCCGGGCCGAGATCATGACCAGCGACAAAACGAACTCGGTCAAACTCAGCTTCACCAGGAACAACCTCGCGATCACCGCCAACACCCCGGAGGTCGGGGAAGGCCGCGAAAGCCTCGCCATCAACTATGCGGGCGCCGATATCGCTATCGCCTTCAATCCGGTCTATCTGATGGATCCCCTCAAGGCGCTCGATTCCGATGAAGTGTACATCGAGATCAGCGACGATCTCAGCCCCGGCGTGGTGAAGACCAACAGTCCCTTCCTCTACGTCATCATGCCGATGCGCATGGCGTAG
- a CDS encoding cysteine desulfurase: MYLDYNATTPLDPAVREAVLTGLDLAWGNPSSIHHVGRHARALLDDARDRIAVVLGCKPSELVFTSGGTEANNLAIFGTVRPLARTRPPHLICSPTEHPAVLHTFHHLARQEACSLTLLPVDAAGRVDPASVAAALRPDTALVSVMTANNETGVLQPVSEIGRLCRQHGIPFHTDAVQSFGKLPWHGLEALEADLVTLCAHKLHGPRGAGLLYCRSPRSLEPQLLGGAHEYERRAGTENLPAILGMAEAIERFVPDPVFNPSRLGPLSSRLAAALRPLPGVTLHTPPGAALANTLAFTVEGTDSLALLAAMDLVGICASSGSACSVGSLEPSHVLLAMGVPRPRAAALVRFSLGRDTTATDIDSVAAVLPSILAQATAQ; encoded by the coding sequence ATCTATCTCGATTACAACGCCACCACGCCTCTCGACCCGGCTGTCCGGGAGGCGGTCCTGACGGGCTTGGACCTCGCCTGGGGCAATCCTTCCAGCATCCACCACGTCGGGCGCCACGCCCGGGCCCTGCTCGACGACGCACGCGACCGCATCGCCGTGGTCCTTGGCTGCAAGCCTTCCGAACTGGTCTTCACCAGTGGCGGCACGGAGGCGAACAACCTGGCGATCTTTGGCACGGTGCGCCCGCTGGCGCGTACCCGCCCTCCCCACCTGATCTGTTCCCCCACGGAACATCCTGCCGTCCTCCACACCTTCCACCACCTGGCGCGCCAGGAGGCGTGTTCCCTGACGCTGCTTCCCGTCGATGCGGCCGGCAGGGTCGATCCGGCATCGGTGGCCGCCGCGCTGCGTCCCGACACCGCCCTGGTATCGGTGATGACGGCCAACAACGAGACCGGCGTCCTGCAGCCCGTCTCTGAAATCGGCCGTCTCTGCCGCCAGCATGGAATTCCGTTCCACACCGACGCCGTCCAGTCCTTCGGAAAGCTTCCCTGGCACGGCCTGGAAGCGTTGGAAGCCGATCTGGTGACCCTCTGTGCCCACAAGCTCCACGGACCAAGAGGCGCCGGGCTGCTCTACTGCCGTTCCCCACGGTCTCTGGAACCTCAACTTCTGGGAGGTGCCCACGAATATGAGCGCCGCGCCGGGACCGAAAACCTGCCCGCCATTCTCGGCATGGCTGAGGCCATCGAGCGATTCGTCCCCGATCCCGTCTTCAACCCATCCCGGCTCGGCCCGCTTTCCAGCCGTCTTGCTGCCGCCCTTCGGCCTCTTCCCGGGGTCACCCTCCACACCCCTCCCGGGGCTGCATTGGCGAACACGCTGGCGTTCACCGTGGAGGGTACGGACAGCCTTGCGCTCCTGGCGGCCATGGACTTGGTCGGGATCTGTGCCTCCAGCGGTTCCGCGTGCTCCGTGGGCTCGCTGGAGCCCTCGCATGTGCTCCTGGCCATGGGCGTTCCCCGTCCCCGCGCCGCCGCCTTGGTCAGGTTCTCGCTTGGCCGGGATACCACCGCCACCGATATCGATAGTGTCGCTGCCGTCCTGCCCTCCATCCTTGCCCAAGCCACCGCCCAATAG
- a CDS encoding glucuronate isomerase, with amino-acid sequence MASAASDAPARLLLESTVRRVVLEAPVIDIHTHLYDPAFEALLLWGIDDLLVYHYLVAEAFRYLELPYDAFWRLSKTEQADLVWKVLFADRSPLSEAARGVLTILHRLGIEPRKNDLPALRRWFADWKVGDYVTRCLDLARVRQIYMTNSPFDPLERPVWEASFPRDPRFVAALRIDPLLVAWPSAAEQLRHWGYLEQATLDAKAFDGARRFLADWTRRMAARYVMVSLPPDFRYPHNDATATLIDQVVLPFCRESGLPFALMLGVKRAVNPALQLAGDGVGRSDLTALENLCSAHPDVRFLTTVLSRENQHELVVLARKFRNLHVFGCWWFTNIPETIGEMTSMRLELLGLSFTPQHSDARVLDQVIYKWEHSRQILADALARKYSDLAASGWWASETEIRRDVGELLGGAFQRFCGQPTAATP; translated from the coding sequence ATGGCCTCCGCCGCTTCCGATGCCCCTGCCCGCCTTCTCCTCGAATCGACGGTCCGCCGCGTTGTGCTGGAAGCCCCGGTGATCGATATCCACACCCACCTCTATGATCCGGCCTTTGAGGCCCTGCTGCTTTGGGGCATCGATGATCTGCTCGTTTATCACTACCTGGTGGCCGAGGCATTTCGCTACCTGGAACTCCCCTACGATGCCTTCTGGCGCCTCTCCAAAACCGAACAGGCCGACCTGGTCTGGAAGGTCCTCTTCGCCGACCGGTCGCCCTTGTCCGAAGCGGCCCGCGGCGTCCTCACCATCCTGCACCGCCTCGGCATCGAGCCCCGCAAGAACGATCTGCCCGCTCTCCGACGCTGGTTTGCCGACTGGAAAGTCGGCGACTACGTCACCCGCTGCCTCGACCTCGCCCGGGTCCGGCAGATCTACATGACCAACTCCCCGTTCGATCCGCTCGAACGTCCGGTTTGGGAGGCGTCCTTTCCCCGCGATCCCCGCTTCGTGGCCGCGTTGCGCATCGATCCCCTGCTCGTCGCCTGGCCTTCCGCCGCCGAGCAGCTTCGCCACTGGGGTTACCTGGAGCAGGCCACTCTGGACGCCAAGGCGTTCGATGGCGCCCGTCGTTTCCTGGCGGACTGGACCCGCCGGATGGCCGCCCGGTACGTCATGGTCTCCCTTCCCCCGGACTTCCGCTATCCCCACAACGACGCCACAGCGACGCTGATCGACCAGGTGGTTCTGCCGTTCTGCCGCGAGTCCGGCCTGCCGTTCGCCCTGATGCTGGGCGTCAAGCGCGCCGTCAATCCCGCGCTCCAACTCGCCGGCGACGGTGTCGGCCGGAGCGACCTCACCGCCCTCGAGAACCTCTGCTCCGCCCATCCGGACGTCCGGTTCCTCACCACCGTTCTCTCCCGCGAAAACCAGCACGAACTCGTGGTGCTGGCACGGAAGTTCCGCAATCTCCACGTCTTCGGCTGCTGGTGGTTCACCAACATCCCGGAGACCATCGGGGAAATGACGTCGATGCGCCTCGAACTGCTGGGCCTGAGCTTCACCCCGCAGCATTCCGACGCCCGGGTTCTGGACCAGGTGATCTACAAGTGGGAACACAGCCGGCAGATCCTCGCCGACGCCCTGGCCCGCAAGTACTCCGACCTGGCGGCCTCCGGATGGTGGGCCTCCGAGACGGAGATCCGTCGCGATGTCGGGGAACTCCTCGGTGGCGCCTTTCAACGGTTTTGCGGCCAACCCACTGCGGCGACCCCGTAA
- a CDS encoding type II toxin-antitoxin system VapC family toxin produces the protein MLYFDTSYLVRLYTRDPGWEEVRALAGTGQIACCLHGRAEIVAAFHRKLREGALLEADMKTLLSELDRDSSAGAFRWLALSPAVIQRLSATYARLPSTLAVRAADAIHLACAAEAGCARVYSNDLRLLTAAPHFGIAGHNIL, from the coding sequence ATGCTCTATTTCGACACGAGCTACCTCGTACGGCTCTACACGCGGGACCCGGGCTGGGAGGAGGTGCGGGCGCTAGCCGGTACGGGCCAGATTGCCTGCTGCCTCCATGGCAGGGCCGAAATCGTGGCGGCGTTCCATCGCAAGCTCAGGGAGGGAGCGCTTTTGGAGGCAGACATGAAAACGTTGCTCTCGGAATTGGATCGTGACTCGTCGGCGGGCGCTTTCCGTTGGCTTGCCCTGTCGCCGGCGGTGATCCAACGGCTTTCGGCAACGTATGCCAGGTTGCCCTCGACCCTCGCCGTCCGCGCGGCGGATGCAATCCATCTCGCCTGCGCCGCCGAAGCGGGCTGTGCGCGGGTCTATTCGAACGATTTGCGTCTCCTGACGGCGGCCCCGCATTTTGGAATTGCCGGGCACAACATCCTTTGA
- a CDS encoding type II toxin-antitoxin system prevent-host-death family antitoxin, protein MKTVTLRELHARTGEWVREASRCGQIVVTDNGRPIARIVPEPEEAGLPYFADRKASEAFRRFDQSGKAGLGPDVTRIISEDREDPA, encoded by the coding sequence ATGAAGACCGTGACCCTCCGCGAGCTGCACGCCAGGACCGGCGAATGGGTGCGAGAGGCTTCCCGTTGCGGACAGATCGTGGTCACGGACAACGGCCGCCCCATTGCCAGAATTGTCCCGGAACCTGAGGAAGCTGGCCTTCCCTATTTCGCCGATCGCAAGGCTTCCGAGGCGTTTCGCCGCTTCGACCAGAGCGGCAAGGCCGGCTTGGGACCCGATGTAACCCGGATCATCTCGGAGGATCGGGAGGACCCCGCCTGA
- the tsf gene encoding translation elongation factor Ts, producing the protein MAEITAAAVGKLREMTNAGLMDCKKALTEAVGDLDAAVEILRKRGIAQAAKKAGRDAREGVIAQYLTPDGRSGVLAEINCETDFVAKNDTFRAFCEEVARSLVAETAPDLEAQRVAAVAKIGENILIARHTRLDLTGPGLIAAYIHTGAKVGVLLEVGCGKDATVSQEPFKQLVKDITLQIAAAHPTAVDRSGVPADVVAKERDIAAQSDRLKGKPAQAMEKILQGVIDKYYQSVCLLEQAFVKNPDQTVQQHLEGVAKQLDDTLSIRRFHRWQVGEATA; encoded by the coding sequence ATGGCTGAAATCACTGCCGCCGCCGTTGGCAAACTCCGCGAAATGACCAATGCCGGCCTCATGGACTGCAAGAAGGCCCTCACCGAAGCCGTCGGGGATCTCGATGCCGCCGTCGAAATCCTCCGCAAACGCGGCATCGCCCAGGCCGCCAAGAAGGCGGGTCGCGACGCCCGGGAAGGTGTCATCGCCCAGTATCTCACGCCCGATGGCCGGTCCGGCGTGCTCGCCGAGATCAACTGCGAAACAGACTTCGTCGCCAAGAACGATACCTTCCGCGCCTTCTGCGAGGAGGTTGCCCGTTCCTTGGTCGCGGAAACCGCCCCGGATCTCGAGGCCCAGCGCGTTGCCGCCGTCGCCAAGATCGGGGAAAACATCCTCATCGCCCGCCATACCCGCCTCGACCTGACCGGTCCCGGCCTCATTGCCGCCTACATCCATACAGGCGCCAAGGTCGGCGTCCTCCTCGAAGTCGGTTGCGGCAAGGATGCCACCGTCTCCCAGGAACCCTTCAAGCAGCTCGTCAAGGACATCACCCTCCAGATCGCCGCCGCCCATCCGACCGCGGTGGACCGCTCCGGCGTTCCAGCCGACGTCGTGGCGAAGGAGCGGGACATTGCCGCGCAATCCGACCGCCTCAAGGGCAAGCCCGCCCAGGCCATGGAGAAGATCCTCCAGGGCGTCATCGACAAGTATTACCAGTCCGTCTGCCTCCTCGAACAGGCGTTCGTGAAGAACCCGGACCAAACCGTTCAGCAGCACCTCGAGGGCGTCGCCAAACAGCTCGATGACACATTGAGCATCCGCCGCTTCCACCGCTGGCAGGTCGGAGAGGCCACCGCCTGA
- the rpsB gene encoding 30S ribosomal protein S2: MQYPGIKELLEAGVHFGHQTRRWNPKMKPYIFEARNGIHIIDLSQTVTQIEAACRFLEDTARQGGEILFVGTKKQAQVAVKEAATASGAMYVIERWLGGTLTNFSTLKKSLERLRHIEKMEADGSILNYVKQEQSMLRREAGRMCKNLDGIRLMAQKMPSALLIVDLKREHNAVAEARRLKIPIVGVVDTNCDPDQADYPVAANDDAIRSVRLILNTLTQAIARGRAEFEAKYARRKTLDSTEAAAPAATPPQPDTPAAPEATPPPAESASSLPSPVAAPVAEQPASPAVA; this comes from the coding sequence GTGCAGTACCCAGGCATCAAGGAATTGTTGGAGGCCGGTGTTCATTTCGGACATCAGACCCGGCGTTGGAACCCGAAGATGAAGCCCTACATCTTCGAGGCCCGCAACGGCATTCACATCATCGATCTCAGCCAGACCGTCACCCAGATCGAGGCGGCCTGCCGGTTCCTGGAGGATACGGCCCGCCAGGGGGGCGAAATCCTGTTCGTCGGCACCAAGAAACAGGCCCAGGTCGCCGTCAAGGAAGCCGCCACCGCCAGCGGCGCCATGTACGTCATCGAGCGCTGGCTCGGAGGTACGCTCACCAATTTCTCCACCCTCAAGAAGTCCCTCGAACGGCTTCGCCACATCGAGAAGATGGAGGCTGACGGGTCGATCCTGAACTACGTGAAACAGGAGCAGTCCATGTTGCGCCGGGAAGCCGGCCGCATGTGCAAGAACCTGGACGGCATCCGCCTCATGGCCCAGAAGATGCCCTCCGCCCTCCTGATCGTGGACCTCAAGCGCGAACACAATGCCGTCGCCGAGGCCCGCCGCCTCAAGATCCCGATCGTCGGCGTCGTCGATACCAACTGCGATCCTGATCAGGCGGATTACCCGGTCGCCGCCAATGACGACGCCATTCGGTCGGTCCGCCTCATTCTGAACACGCTCACCCAGGCCATCGCCCGCGGACGCGCCGAGTTCGAGGCCAAGTACGCCCGTCGCAAGACCCTCGACTCCACCGAGGCCGCCGCACCGGCCGCGACCCCTCCCCAACCCGACACTCCCGCCGCCCCGGAGGCCACTCCGCCCCCTGCGGAATCCGCTTCCTCGTTGCCCTCGCCCGTCGCCGCCCCCGTTGCCGAGCAACCCGCTTCGCCGGCCGTGGCCTGA
- a CDS encoding RNA polymerase subunit sigma gives MHGAEHQIDAGGAEDLLPLVYEDLRRLAAVKLDGEVPGQTLQPTALVHEVWLRLSSENHPWANRRQFFAAAAEAMRRILIERARKRRRVKHGGKLRRTTVDDLDLAATTNDDETILRVSDAVERLAVQDPVGAELIRLRFFAGLSNVEAAELMGMSERSGKRAWAYARAWLYEELRREA, from the coding sequence ATGCACGGGGCTGAACACCAGATCGATGCCGGAGGGGCCGAGGACCTTCTGCCGTTGGTGTACGAGGACTTGAGGCGGCTGGCGGCGGTGAAGCTGGATGGGGAGGTTCCGGGTCAGACCCTGCAACCGACGGCGCTGGTGCATGAGGTCTGGCTGCGGCTTTCCAGCGAGAACCATCCCTGGGCCAACCGGCGGCAGTTCTTCGCGGCGGCGGCCGAAGCGATGCGGCGGATCCTGATCGAGCGGGCCCGGAAGCGGCGTCGGGTGAAGCATGGGGGCAAGCTGCGGCGCACAACGGTGGACGATCTGGACCTGGCGGCGACCACGAACGATGACGAAACGATCCTGCGGGTGAGCGACGCGGTGGAGCGGCTGGCGGTTCAGGATCCAGTGGGAGCGGAGTTGATCCGGCTGCGGTTTTTTGCGGGGCTGTCGAATGTGGAGGCGGCGGAGCTGATGGGGATGTCGGAGCGCTCCGGCAAGCGCGCCTGGGCGTACGCCCGCGCCTGGCTCTACGAGGAGTTGCGCCGCGAAGCCTGA